A genomic region of Planococcus kocurii contains the following coding sequences:
- a CDS encoding copper resistance CopC family protein, which translates to MKKIILLLVLTLFSMPLVGQAHTTLSSSSPAEGSVVVESLEEVVLTFGTVVEQGSTMTLESEGTTYEFDEVLLSDEVMTGTITEELPNDTYTINWKIIGVDGHPIEGIVSFELNVEAVAEEPVVEEPATETVEEPAVEKEASVAEEKTAQTVDNSSEDEGSSLVTILLVLAVLVIGFVGYRLMKKK; encoded by the coding sequence ATGAAAAAAATTATCCTACTACTCGTATTAACGCTCTTCTCAATGCCATTAGTTGGCCAAGCACACACAACGCTGTCTTCATCATCACCTGCAGAAGGGTCAGTGGTGGTTGAATCATTAGAAGAAGTGGTTCTGACTTTCGGAACTGTCGTTGAACAAGGAAGCACAATGACATTAGAAAGCGAAGGAACTACTTACGAGTTTGATGAAGTTTTACTGTCAGATGAAGTCATGACAGGGACGATAACAGAAGAGCTACCGAACGATACGTATACGATTAACTGGAAAATCATCGGTGTAGATGGCCATCCAATAGAAGGAATTGTGTCGTTTGAGTTGAATGTTGAGGCGGTAGCCGAAGAGCCAGTGGTAGAAGAGCCGGCAACTGAAACAGTAGAAGAACCAGCTGTAGAAAAAGAAGCATCAGTGGCAGAAGAAAAAACTGCTCAAACTGTAGACAACTCTTCAGAAGATGAAGGCAGTTCATTAGTTACCATTTTGCTAGTGTTAGCCGTTCTGGTCATTGGATTTGTTGGGTATCGACTTATGAAGAAAAAATAA
- a CDS encoding ABC transporter ATP-binding protein, with product MTIFTAQEVRKTFTNGEIAEEILKGIDLSLHEGEITALVGASGSGKSTLLTIAAGLQPATDGQIIFDGKNLTAMNPGQIREIRASEFGFIFQSAHLVPFLTAQEQLLLMLEVSGSKLTKQQQKKEVRELLEQIGMSHRKDAYPASMSGGEKQRVAIARAIIHKPKMLFADEPTASLDSKRSKEIMELIQNLTKTLGITTLLVTHDEDMLSYADHIVTMKDGLVE from the coding sequence ATGACCATTTTCACAGCTCAAGAAGTGAGAAAGACATTTACCAATGGCGAAATAGCGGAAGAAATCTTGAAAGGCATTGATCTTTCACTTCACGAAGGCGAGATTACCGCACTTGTCGGGGCTTCTGGTTCCGGCAAGAGTACGCTACTAACCATTGCTGCAGGACTACAACCAGCGACGGATGGTCAAATTATTTTTGACGGTAAAAATTTGACTGCGATGAATCCAGGACAAATCCGAGAAATTCGGGCAAGTGAGTTTGGCTTTATCTTTCAATCCGCACATTTGGTCCCTTTTCTGACAGCGCAAGAACAATTGCTATTGATGCTTGAAGTGTCAGGATCCAAATTAACCAAACAGCAGCAAAAAAAAGAAGTGCGCGAACTTCTAGAACAAATTGGGATGAGTCACAGAAAAGATGCGTATCCGGCATCCATGTCAGGCGGAGAAAAGCAGCGTGTGGCGATTGCGCGTGCCATTATCCACAAACCTAAAATGCTGTTTGCCGATGAACCAACGGCGAGCTTAGATTCAAAGCGCTCGAAAGAAATCATGGAGCTGATTCAAAATTTGACCAAAACTTTGGGTATCACTACGCTATTAGTTACACATGACGAAGACATGCTGTCATATGCTGACCATATTGTTACGATGAAAGATGGTTTGGTTGAGTAG
- a CDS encoding ABC transporter permease, with product MNIAWKEIKKNKVRFAILGSIVFLVSLLTFIISGLANGLSQDNAALIKDLPDGQFYMAEDAEGTNNLSRINVEIQDEMLTETKDAVALSIQMGFLNDEEDKQRSVAFVTSTESPLFEDVKKGEIVLDRSLEEAGLQVGDTLTNDQFSGEFVVKDFVDQQKYSHAPVAFINMDNYKEMYRTTEMQMLFVPESDTYPTIAGMQSFTNKEFLSAMPSYSAEQLSLNMIVWFLVVISALLFAIFFYMMNVQKIGLYGILKAIGVKTSTLFKMMWMQMFFITGIALVFSITLSQLFNQFAPAGMPFSLTATVTIQLSIVFLIIGFIGATLSGIQIKKVEPLQAIQQGEV from the coding sequence ATGAATATCGCATGGAAAGAAATTAAAAAAAATAAAGTACGGTTCGCAATTTTAGGTTCAATTGTTTTTCTCGTTAGCCTTTTAACATTTATTATTTCAGGACTAGCAAATGGGCTTTCTCAAGATAATGCAGCGCTTATTAAAGATTTACCAGACGGCCAGTTTTACATGGCTGAAGATGCGGAAGGCACCAATAATTTATCGCGTATCAATGTAGAGATTCAAGATGAAATGCTAACAGAAACCAAAGATGCCGTTGCTTTATCCATTCAAATGGGCTTTTTGAATGATGAAGAAGACAAACAACGCAGTGTTGCGTTTGTTACTTCTACAGAGTCCCCACTGTTTGAAGATGTGAAAAAAGGCGAAATCGTACTCGATCGCTCATTAGAAGAAGCGGGCTTACAAGTGGGCGACACATTAACAAATGACCAATTCAGCGGCGAATTTGTTGTAAAAGATTTCGTCGATCAGCAAAAATACAGCCATGCCCCTGTTGCTTTTATTAATATGGACAATTATAAAGAAATGTACCGCACCACTGAAATGCAAATGCTATTTGTTCCTGAAAGTGATACGTACCCGACCATTGCTGGCATGCAATCTTTTACGAACAAAGAGTTTCTTTCGGCTATGCCAAGCTATAGTGCCGAACAACTATCACTTAACATGATTGTTTGGTTTTTAGTAGTCATTAGCGCTTTATTGTTCGCTATTTTCTTCTATATGATGAATGTACAGAAAATAGGCTTGTATGGCATATTGAAAGCCATTGGCGTGAAAACCAGTACCTTGTTTAAAATGATGTGGATGCAAATGTTCTTTATTACAGGAATTGCGTTGGTCTTTTCAATTACACTGAGCCAACTTTTCAACCAATTTGCACCGGCTGGCATGCCATTTAGCTTAACAGCTACCGTAACAATTCAGCTATCGATTGTATTCTTAATCATCGGGTTTATTGGAGCTACGTTATCAGGCATTCAAATTAAAAAAGTCGAACCGCTACAAGCGATTCAACAAGGAGAGGTTTAA
- a CDS encoding sensor histidine kinase has product MSLYVKFIWFTFATMLVSSSIAFFGMNAYYHSHLKEQNNDKNMAIALSFADFLDGESTERAQATLTMLGDAGYQLYVTNGDSVERFGGDYRDESIDLADIQQVLAGESFNGIREFPRETFVTGFFANELKNTVGVPVELDGEPYALFMRPDIKLLFQELHLLFGGLAVGIILLSFIGMLIVARLLIQPITKLTEATEKMGTETFDVPLTIHRKDEIGRLADQFLTMRSRIEQSTLKRKEFVHNVSHDIQSPLHTIQSYLALLQKEGLQKSEKEHYAAIIQDETARLSLLTKQLLTLASFDAESAELSERVPVHQQLQQTLSHLRYAFEEKDIGISAQLETGTVKGNAVLLQTVWENLLTNAIKYSEPGSSIDVQLRIHSGQLLLAIQDEGIGMSPNEVEHAFDRFYRADQARTRSSKGSGLGLAIVKEIVELHSGTVLLSSVPGEGTTVQVTLPLSE; this is encoded by the coding sequence ATGAGTCTTTATGTCAAATTTATTTGGTTTACTTTCGCGACAATGCTCGTTAGTAGCAGCATCGCATTTTTCGGAATGAATGCTTATTATCACAGTCATTTAAAAGAACAAAACAATGATAAAAACATGGCCATTGCGTTGTCTTTTGCAGATTTTTTAGATGGAGAATCTACAGAACGAGCACAAGCCACTTTGACAATGCTTGGCGATGCTGGCTATCAACTTTATGTAACAAACGGTGACTCCGTAGAACGTTTTGGCGGCGACTACCGGGATGAGTCAATTGATCTAGCTGATATTCAACAAGTGCTTGCTGGAGAGTCCTTTAATGGGATTCGTGAGTTCCCTCGCGAAACGTTCGTTACTGGTTTTTTTGCCAATGAATTGAAAAACACAGTGGGTGTTCCAGTTGAATTAGACGGTGAGCCCTATGCACTCTTTATGCGACCTGACATTAAATTACTATTTCAAGAACTTCACTTACTATTTGGTGGCTTGGCAGTAGGCATTATTTTACTTAGTTTTATCGGCATGTTGATCGTTGCACGCTTGCTAATACAACCGATTACAAAATTGACCGAAGCGACTGAAAAAATGGGAACGGAAACGTTTGATGTGCCGCTCACTATCCATCGCAAAGATGAAATTGGTCGTTTGGCTGATCAATTCTTAACGATGCGTTCGCGAATCGAACAATCCACCTTAAAACGCAAAGAATTTGTCCATAACGTTTCCCACGATATTCAGTCGCCGCTCCACACTATCCAAAGTTATCTGGCCTTGCTTCAAAAAGAAGGCCTTCAAAAGAGCGAAAAAGAACATTACGCCGCGATTATTCAAGATGAAACAGCACGCTTATCTCTACTCACAAAGCAATTGCTGACTCTAGCATCCTTTGACGCAGAATCTGCAGAGCTATCTGAAAGAGTGCCTGTACACCAGCAACTTCAGCAAACCCTTTCGCACCTGCGCTATGCTTTTGAAGAAAAAGACATTGGCATTTCAGCGCAACTAGAAACCGGGACTGTAAAGGGAAATGCCGTTCTTCTTCAAACCGTCTGGGAAAATCTTTTGACCAATGCCATCAAATACAGTGAACCGGGAAGTTCTATCGATGTCCAGTTACGTATTCACTCTGGACAACTCCTGTTAGCCATTCAAGACGAAGGCATCGGCATGTCCCCAAATGAAGTCGAACACGCCTTTGACCGATTTTATCGTGCAGACCAAGCACGGACTCGCTCATCAAAAGGGTCAGGCTTAGGGCTTGCGATTGTAAAAGAAATTGTAGAGCTTCATAGCGGAACGGTCCTACTATCCAGTGTTCCGGGAGAAGGCACTACCGTACAAGTAACACTCCCTTTGTCCGAATGA
- a CDS encoding response regulator transcription factor, whose product MIRILAVDDDMHMLNFVATELRQTGYEVLEANSGEQALQLLESETVDLAVVDVMMPGIDGFELTRILRADYKLPVILLTARHHIEDKERGFSAGSDDYLVKPFEAKELLYRVKAILRRYNHPENDLLTVGSLTIDLKSYEIRSTTGMLFIPLKEFDLLALLALKSPQVVSRDHIIESVWGIDFQGDEQTISVHIKRLRQRLERFAPDVRIVTVRGVGYKLEVVG is encoded by the coding sequence ATGATTCGAATATTAGCAGTGGATGATGATATGCATATGTTGAATTTTGTTGCTACCGAACTTCGCCAAACAGGCTATGAAGTCCTAGAAGCAAACTCAGGCGAGCAGGCTTTACAACTCTTGGAATCCGAAACAGTCGATTTAGCAGTTGTTGACGTAATGATGCCAGGCATCGACGGCTTTGAGCTGACACGCATACTTCGCGCAGACTATAAGTTGCCCGTAATTTTACTAACAGCTAGACATCATATCGAAGATAAAGAACGCGGATTTTCAGCTGGTTCTGACGATTATTTGGTCAAGCCGTTTGAAGCAAAAGAGCTTTTGTACCGAGTCAAAGCTATTTTGCGACGGTACAACCATCCTGAAAACGACTTACTAACTGTAGGCTCTTTAACTATCGATTTAAAAAGCTATGAAATCAGATCGACTACCGGTATGTTATTTATTCCGTTAAAGGAATTTGACTTACTGGCACTTCTCGCTCTAAAATCTCCTCAAGTTGTAAGCCGAGACCATATCATTGAGTCGGTTTGGGGCATTGATTTTCAAGGAGACGAACAAACGATTAGCGTTCATATTAAACGACTGCGTCAGCGTTTAGAGCGGTTTGCACCTGACGTTCGGATTGTCACGGTCAGAGGCGTGGGCTATAAGCTGGAGGTTGTTGGATGA
- a CDS encoding PAS domain S-box protein, whose amino-acid sequence MKNFLDKSKQPILLSTELFDLMQDAIFLVAEDYETFRYVYANAAAFKILSLQQTDIGKNIEDVLSPARAQIHFEYYRKVHSSQTSIEMIESIETESGEILGEVVLNPILTEDGYCHYILATVKDITEQRNKDNMLQETLQSLDAERQKGISIFENNIHAVFEFDQQKKIVNVNAKAIEITGFSKEELLVQSLFSLTVENQLVATLSNFEQALAGIPIEFEMTLYTKTHEVVVFQVNTVPIVIEETLTGVYAIAKNVTTQKKTEWLLQESEQRYKSLVANHPYGIFVFDEKGHLKNANPGTENITGYSVEELLETSFIAMIIPDELEKISYHFHETITNNKSERYEFACHHKNGQLIYLQATNIPLVLHGQLVGIHSVVTDITEITQAQQSLTKTKEELEIFWKNSAVPIFYIDAQGDILKVNPAFEETFEFTEEEMIAGKGTIIPKGMKSDQHHIVERILKGDTVKSHDTLRVTKSGKLLNIISSYSPVRNERKEVVGATIIYNNVSELKKIEKELQKSQEKYRLITENTLDIITLMDLSGKIEYVSPASEKVLGFSDHVYIGNSFTQNIHSEDVLHLSDRITALLNGGKPIPLDVCYLHRDGHYIWMEVSFNPVFSNGEMIQLFTLARDVTERKKLQSEIAKMAFYDHLSGIPNRRNFDSKLEKAFLQVDPSSKKIALLMLDGRKFKQINDQFGHDAGDAVIKEMARRLQACVRPCDTAARLGGDEMAVILPDIDSVKTAIDTAKRILTSYEAPFLFNGYKITMGAGIGISLYPDHATSEKQLIKCADLALYEAKKIDRDAYKVYE is encoded by the coding sequence TTGAAAAACTTTTTAGACAAATCAAAACAGCCTATTTTACTTTCTACTGAACTTTTTGACTTGATGCAAGATGCGATTTTTTTGGTAGCCGAAGATTACGAAACATTCCGTTATGTTTACGCAAATGCAGCTGCTTTCAAAATTCTCTCACTCCAACAAACAGATATTGGCAAAAACATAGAAGATGTCCTATCTCCCGCGCGAGCTCAAATCCATTTTGAGTACTATCGTAAAGTTCATTCTTCACAAACATCGATCGAAATGATTGAAAGTATTGAAACCGAAAGCGGAGAAATTTTAGGAGAAGTTGTACTCAATCCCATCTTGACAGAAGACGGCTACTGCCACTATATTTTAGCCACCGTAAAAGACATTACAGAACAAAGGAACAAAGACAACATGCTGCAAGAAACGCTTCAATCTTTGGATGCAGAACGACAAAAAGGAATATCTATTTTTGAAAACAATATTCATGCTGTATTCGAGTTTGACCAGCAAAAGAAAATCGTCAACGTAAATGCTAAAGCTATTGAAATCACCGGCTTTAGTAAAGAAGAATTGCTCGTTCAATCTTTGTTCTCCTTAACTGTCGAAAACCAATTAGTAGCTACACTTTCGAATTTCGAACAGGCTTTAGCAGGAATACCTATTGAATTTGAAATGACTCTTTATACAAAAACACATGAAGTAGTTGTTTTTCAAGTGAATACGGTTCCTATAGTTATTGAAGAAACGTTAACTGGAGTCTATGCGATTGCCAAGAATGTTACCACACAGAAAAAAACAGAGTGGCTTTTGCAAGAAAGTGAGCAGCGCTATAAATCACTAGTCGCTAACCATCCTTACGGAATTTTTGTTTTTGACGAAAAGGGGCATTTAAAGAACGCAAATCCTGGAACAGAAAATATTACTGGGTATTCTGTAGAAGAATTGCTCGAGACATCCTTTATAGCCATGATTATCCCGGATGAACTAGAAAAAATAAGTTATCATTTTCACGAGACAATCACTAACAATAAGTCCGAGCGTTATGAATTTGCTTGCCATCATAAAAACGGCCAGCTCATTTATCTTCAAGCAACAAATATCCCCCTCGTCTTACATGGTCAGTTGGTTGGAATTCATAGCGTTGTGACCGACATCACTGAAATTACACAGGCTCAACAAAGCTTAACTAAAACAAAAGAAGAACTTGAAATCTTTTGGAAAAATTCCGCAGTTCCCATCTTTTATATTGATGCACAAGGAGATATCTTAAAAGTAAATCCTGCATTTGAAGAAACATTTGAATTTACAGAAGAAGAAATGATAGCCGGTAAAGGGACTATTATTCCGAAAGGGATGAAGTCAGATCAACATCATATTGTGGAAAGAATTTTAAAAGGAGACACGGTCAAATCTCATGACACACTCCGTGTAACCAAGTCAGGGAAATTACTAAATATCATTTCTTCTTATTCACCTGTGCGTAACGAGAGGAAAGAAGTCGTTGGAGCAACCATCATATACAACAATGTATCCGAACTTAAAAAAATTGAAAAAGAACTTCAAAAAAGCCAAGAGAAATACAGATTGATCACAGAGAATACATTAGATATCATTACACTAATGGATCTTTCTGGAAAAATCGAATACGTCTCTCCTGCTAGCGAAAAAGTTCTAGGATTTTCTGATCACGTATACATTGGGAACTCCTTTACTCAAAATATTCATTCAGAAGACGTTTTGCATTTATCAGATCGTATTACGGCTCTTCTTAATGGAGGAAAGCCGATTCCATTAGACGTTTGTTACTTGCACCGGGATGGTCACTACATTTGGATGGAAGTTTCTTTTAATCCGGTCTTTTCAAATGGAGAAATGATTCAATTGTTTACACTTGCTAGAGATGTTACAGAGCGCAAAAAACTTCAAAGTGAAATTGCAAAAATGGCTTTTTATGACCATTTATCAGGAATTCCTAATCGACGCAATTTTGATAGCAAATTGGAAAAAGCCTTTCTACAAGTTGATCCATCAAGCAAAAAAATCGCCCTTTTAATGCTTGATGGACGTAAGTTCAAACAAATTAATGACCAATTTGGCCACGATGCGGGAGATGCCGTCATTAAAGAAATGGCTAGGCGACTACAAGCTTGCGTTCGTCCGTGTGATACGGCTGCACGTTTAGGTGGAGATGAGATGGCTGTTATTTTGCCTGATATCGACTCTGTAAAAACCGCGATTGATACCGCTAAACGAATTTTAACGTCATATGAAGCTCCATTTCTTTTTAACGGCTATAAAATTACGATGGGCGCAGGCATCGGAATTTCCTTATATCCCGATCACGCTACTAGTGAAAAACAATTGATTAAATGTGCCGATTTAGCTTTGTATGAAGCTAAAAAAATTGATCGCGATGCGTATAAAGTTTATGAATAG
- a CDS encoding NADPH-dependent FMN reductase: protein MTKIGIITGSTRPGRNSLQVAQWVKDIADQRGDAEYEVVDLAEFKLPMYAEPISAAYSQDYKTPEAIPWSKKIAELDGYVFICPEYNHGVTSALKNAIDYLYPEWNNKAAGIVSYGSSGGVRAAEALRVILAELQIATVRTHPAMSLFTDFVKMSEFKPADLHTKSVTTLLDQVNAWTNAFEPLRNKNE from the coding sequence ATGACAAAAATCGGGATTATTACAGGCAGTACACGACCAGGACGTAATAGCTTGCAAGTTGCTCAGTGGGTGAAAGACATTGCTGATCAGCGTGGAGACGCTGAATACGAAGTAGTGGATTTGGCAGAATTCAAGTTGCCGATGTACGCAGAGCCCATTTCAGCAGCATATAGTCAGGATTATAAAACACCTGAAGCCATTCCGTGGTCGAAAAAAATTGCGGAACTCGATGGCTATGTCTTTATTTGTCCGGAATACAATCACGGTGTAACGTCTGCCTTGAAAAATGCGATCGATTATTTGTATCCGGAATGGAACAACAAAGCAGCAGGAATTGTCAGTTACGGTTCGTCAGGCGGCGTGCGCGCAGCTGAAGCATTACGGGTTATTTTAGCAGAGTTACAAATCGCAACGGTCAGAACCCATCCGGCTATGTCGTTATTTACGGATTTTGTGAAAATGAGTGAGTTCAAACCGGCAGATCTTCATACGAAATCAGTGACGACCTTGCTTGATCAAGTGAATGCGTGGACCAATGCGTTTGAGCCACTTCGAAATAAAAATGAATAG
- a CDS encoding TerC family protein, which translates to MEAILLEYVWVLLVLVALEGLLAADNAVVMAVMVKHLPEKQQKKALFYGLVGAFVFRFAALFMITLLVNVWQIQALGAAYLLFIAFKHIYDQRKRKEHSLEPEATKGSGFWMTVLKVELADIAFAIDSMLAAVALAITLPHLELFGVSEIGGINSGQFAVMLAGGLVGLVIMRFAAHKFVKLLADYPQLETTAFIIVGWVGVKLTVLTLGHEKLGIIPYDFAHSTEWKLIFWGVLLGIVAVGALISIKKKKEQQA; encoded by the coding sequence ATGGAAGCGATTTTATTGGAGTACGTATGGGTGTTGCTGGTATTGGTGGCGTTGGAAGGGTTGTTAGCTGCAGATAACGCAGTCGTTATGGCGGTTATGGTCAAGCATTTACCAGAAAAACAACAGAAAAAAGCGTTATTTTACGGATTAGTAGGAGCATTTGTTTTTCGCTTTGCAGCTTTGTTCATGATTACACTATTGGTAAACGTATGGCAGATTCAAGCGTTAGGTGCTGCGTATTTACTGTTTATCGCGTTTAAGCATATTTATGATCAGCGAAAAAGAAAAGAGCATAGCCTTGAACCAGAGGCGACAAAAGGTTCCGGTTTTTGGATGACTGTATTAAAAGTTGAACTAGCGGACATTGCGTTTGCGATTGACTCAATGCTAGCAGCTGTTGCATTGGCGATTACTTTGCCTCATTTGGAGTTGTTCGGTGTCAGTGAAATTGGCGGCATTAACTCGGGTCAGTTCGCAGTCATGTTGGCAGGCGGACTCGTTGGACTCGTTATAATGCGGTTTGCCGCCCACAAATTCGTCAAACTCTTAGCCGATTATCCGCAGTTAGAAACAACTGCTTTCATCATTGTTGGTTGGGTAGGTGTTAAGTTGACCGTACTTACGCTAGGACATGAGAAGCTCGGGATTATCCCATATGATTTTGCTCATTCTACAGAGTGGAAACTTATTTTCTGGGGAGTGCTGCTTGGAATCGTTGCAGTAGGTGCATTAATAAGTATCAAAAAGAAAAAAGAACAGCAAGCATAA
- a CDS encoding potassium channel family protein: MKKEVVIIGLGRFGTSMCRELNRLGHDILAIDTDEEKVNEVSDCTTQAVIANATDENVLKSLGVRNFEHAVVAIGDNLQSSVLCTLILKEMGISTIWVKARDLQHQKILEKVGADRVIQPEYEMGVRMAHHLNSEKIIDYINLSEEYSIIELVAPPSISGKTLFQLDIRAKFNCTVLAIKRFEDVNIAPSPEDEIVKGNILVLMGHKDDLKQFEEKGLS; this comes from the coding sequence TTGAAAAAAGAAGTTGTTATTATTGGACTGGGCAGATTTGGGACAAGCATGTGCCGAGAGTTAAATCGATTAGGACATGACATACTCGCTATTGATACGGATGAAGAGAAAGTCAATGAAGTCTCGGATTGTACGACTCAAGCCGTTATAGCAAATGCCACAGATGAAAATGTATTGAAATCATTAGGAGTGCGCAATTTTGAACACGCCGTTGTAGCTATTGGAGATAATCTTCAATCTAGTGTGTTATGTACGTTAATCCTCAAGGAAATGGGGATTTCAACTATCTGGGTCAAAGCTAGAGACTTGCAACATCAAAAAATTCTTGAGAAGGTGGGAGCAGACCGAGTGATTCAACCGGAATACGAGATGGGAGTTCGTATGGCACATCACCTAAACTCTGAAAAAATCATTGATTATATTAATCTTTCGGAGGAATATAGCATCATCGAATTGGTCGCTCCCCCGTCTATTTCAGGAAAAACCTTGTTTCAGCTTGATATTCGTGCCAAATTTAATTGCACGGTACTGGCGATTAAACGTTTTGAAGATGTCAACATTGCCCCGAGTCCAGAAGATGAGATTGTCAAAGGAAATATTCTGGTCTTGATGGGCCATAAAGATGATTTAAAGCAATTTGAGGAAAAAGGACTGTCATAG
- a CDS encoding CueP family metal-binding protein, whose translation MRVPFFVIMVALLGLLAGCTEEPSLTQAEVKELVSDLSGSDKVSAASIDDQELTVEDEGETVVYPLAGEEFFVSIAPYETYTHPCEIHSLTGCQGELAEKEMMVKIIDDQGEVYVDEVMTTPANGFIDLWLPRDRTYTIEIEAEGKKGEIGFSTFAGDPTCLTDLLLS comes from the coding sequence ATGAGAGTTCCATTTTTTGTGATTATGGTGGCTTTACTAGGGTTACTAGCAGGATGTACGGAGGAACCATCGCTAACCCAAGCTGAAGTAAAGGAGTTAGTGTCTGACTTAAGTGGGAGTGACAAAGTCAGTGCAGCTTCGATAGATGATCAAGAACTAACGGTTGAAGACGAGGGAGAAACAGTTGTCTATCCGTTAGCAGGAGAAGAGTTTTTTGTTTCAATCGCACCTTATGAGACATACACACATCCTTGTGAAATTCATAGTTTGACGGGATGCCAAGGAGAGCTAGCAGAAAAAGAAATGATGGTAAAGATTATAGATGATCAAGGAGAAGTTTATGTAGACGAAGTGATGACAACGCCGGCAAACGGGTTTATCGACCTCTGGTTGCCTCGTGACCGAACATACACAATTGAAATTGAAGCAGAAGGTAAAAAGGGAGAGATTGGCTTTTCTACATTTGCAGGCGATCCTACTTGTTTAACCGATTTACTGCTGAGCTAA
- a CDS encoding response regulator transcription factor: protein MNKRILVVEDDVAIANLIKMTLTVNGYEHEIATNGESALQKVLSIQPNLIILDLGLPDLDGIDVIHKVRSWSQTPIIIVSARGEDHDKINALDAGADDYVTKPFSVDELLARIRVALRRNTIERNYENEQPVFKNGDLCIDYLANTVFIGGQEIHLTPIEYKLLIVLSKNVGKVLTHNFLLKEVWKHVSQSDVPSLRVFMATLRKKIEENPSDPKYIQTHVRVGYRMLKL, encoded by the coding sequence ATGAATAAACGAATTCTTGTGGTAGAAGATGATGTTGCAATTGCAAATTTAATTAAAATGACATTAACAGTGAATGGATATGAACATGAAATTGCAACTAATGGTGAGTCTGCACTGCAAAAGGTGCTCTCCATTCAACCAAACCTTATTATTCTAGATCTTGGGCTGCCTGACTTGGATGGAATTGATGTGATTCATAAAGTCCGAAGCTGGTCACAAACACCAATCATTATAGTAAGCGCTCGAGGAGAAGACCATGACAAGATAAATGCGCTTGACGCAGGCGCAGATGATTATGTAACAAAACCGTTTAGCGTTGATGAACTTTTAGCTCGTATTCGTGTGGCTCTTAGAAGAAATACGATCGAACGCAACTATGAGAACGAACAACCGGTGTTCAAAAATGGTGACTTATGTATTGATTACTTAGCAAATACCGTTTTTATCGGTGGACAAGAAATTCACTTGACTCCGATTGAATATAAATTACTGATTGTACTTTCCAAAAATGTAGGAAAAGTTTTGACGCATAACTTTCTATTAAAAGAAGTTTGGAAGCATGTATCTCAATCTGACGTTCCGAGTTTGCGTGTATTTATGGCCACTTTACGAAAAAAAATCGAAGAAAACCCTTCAGATCCAAAATACATTCAGACCCATGTACGTGTTGGTTACAGAATGCTAAAGCTTTAA